The following are encoded in a window of Phaseolus vulgaris cultivar G19833 chromosome 3, P. vulgaris v2.0, whole genome shotgun sequence genomic DNA:
- the LOC137807873 gene encoding inositol-tetrakisphosphate 1-kinase 2-like, whose translation MSEFESEIAEGERYRVGYALQPKKVKSFLQPSLLDYAKQHAIDLVQIDPSIPLEQQGPFHCIIHKLHTPQWNNHLQQFSATHPNTAVIDPPDLVSRLHNRVSMLEAVTHLQISIENATIGVPNQVVVNEPKAPDFDKIEESGLRFPVIAKPLAADGGDGSHELCLVFDRDGLNSLSAPTVLQEFVNHGGVVFKIYVAGRRVKCVKRKSLGDISEERLRTLKGEVLPFSRVSNLGVEDEGGAVEKTEMPAQCLVDELAKALREALGLNLFNVDVIRDSKEPTRYLVIDINYFPGYAKWPSYEPFITGFLLDVVRTKAN comes from the coding sequence ATGTCTGAGTTTGAATCGGAAATTGCAGAGGGTGAGAGGTACCGAGTGGGCTATGCTCTCCAACCCAAGAAAGTGAAAAGTTTCCTTCAACCCTCCCTCCTCGATTACGCCAAACAACACGCCATCGATCTCGTCCAAATCGACCCCTCTATACCCTTAGAACAACAAGGACCCTTCCACTGCATCATCCACAAACTCCACACTCCACAATGGAACAATCACCTCCAACAATTCTCAGCCACACATCCAAACACCGCAGTCATTGATCCCCCCGACTTGGTGAGTCGCCTCCACAACCGGGTTTCAATGCTCGAGGCAGTCACACACCTGCAAATTTCCATCGAAAATGCCACCATTGGGGTTCCCAACCAAGTGGTCGTAAACGAACCCAAAGCCCCCGATTTCGACAAAATCGAAGAATCGGGTCTGCGATTCCCCGTGATCGCGAAACCGTTGGCGGCTGACGGCGGCGATGGCTCTCACGAACTGTGTCTGGTCTTCGACCGCGACGGACTCAACTCCTTGAGCGCTCCCACGGTGCTACAAGAGTTCGTGAATCACGGTGGGGTCGTGTTCAAGATTTACGTTGCTGGGCGGCGCGTGAAATGCGTGAAGCGCAAGTCTTTGGGTGATATATCGGAGGAGAGGCTGAGAACGTTGAAGGGGGAGGTGCTGCCGTTTTCTCGTGTATCGAACTTGGGCGTCGAAGACGAGGGTGGCGCCGTGGAGAAAACTGAAATGCCGGCGCAGTGTCTGGTGGATGAGTTGGCGAAGGCGTTGAGGGAGGCCTTGGGACTTAACCTTTTTAACGTTGATGTGATCAGAGATAGTAAGGAACCCACAAGGTATCTTGTCATTGATATCAATTACTTTCCCGGCTATGCAAAATGGCCCTCTTATGAGCCCTTTATCACTGGTTTTTTGTTGGATGTTGTTCGCACCAAGGCTAATTGA
- the LOC137807874 gene encoding iron-sulfur cluster assembly protein 1-like yields the protein MLRISANRVLGTTSLGVRVPARLYHERVVDHYDNPRNVGSFDKNDPSVGTGLVGAPACGDVMKLQIKVDDKTGKIVDARFKTFGCGSAIASSSVATEWVKGKQMEEVLSIKNTEIAKHLSLPPVKLHCSMLAEDAIKAAVKDYEAKRAMATASGKAATEEMPATA from the exons ATGCTGAGAATAAGCGCAAATAGGGTTTTGGGAACGACGTCGTTAGGCGTTAGGGTTCCGGCGCGGTTGTACCACGAGAGGGTCGTGGATCATTACGACAATCCCCGCAATGTTGGATCGTTCGACAAGAACGACCCGAGCGTGGGGACGGGTTTGGTGGGGGCACCGGCGTGCGGCGATGTCATGAAGCTCCAGATTAAGGTCGACGACAAAACCGGAAAAATTGTCGATGCTCGATTCAAGACTTTTGGGTGTGGCTCTGCTATTGCTTCTTCCTCCGTCG CTACTGAGTGGGTGAAGGGAAAGCAAATGGAGGAAGTTCTGTCCATAAAAAATAC TGAGATTGCAAAGCATCTTTCACTTCCACCAGTTAAGCTCCACTGCAGCATGCTTGCTGAAGATGCCATTAAAGCGGCAGTTAAGGACTATGAAGCTAAGCGTGCCATGGCAACTGCTAGCGGAAAGGCAGCAACAGAAGAGATGCCAGCCACTGCATGA